The region TGCAACTGCAACGCGCCGACGACGGCCGATTTTCCCTGACGGTGGTACATGCTTAATCCACAACTGAACAAGAACGGCGAACTGCAACATCTGCTGACCATCGAAGGTCTGCCCAAAGCCATCATTACCAACATCCTCGACACGGCGTCGTCGTTCGTCAGCATCGGCGACCGCGAGGTGAAGAAGGTGCCGCTGATGCGCGGCAAGAGCGTGTTCAACCTGTTCTTCGAGAACTCCACGCGCACCCGCACCACCTTCGAGATCGCCTCCAAGCGCCTGTCGGCCGACGTGATCAATCTCAACATCTCCGCCTCCAGCGCCAGCAAGGGCGAGTCGCTGCTCGATACCATCGACAACCTGGCGGCGATGCACGCCGACATGTTCGTGGTGCGCCATTCGCAATCGGGCGCGCCTTACCTGATCGCCAAGCACCTGATCGACACCAAGCAGTCGCACGTGCACGTGGTCAACGCCGGCGACGGTCGCCATGCGCATCCGACGCAGGGTTTGCTAGACATGTACACGATCCGCCACTACAAGAAGGATTTCACCAACCTGCGCGTGGCGATCGTCGGCGACATCCTGCACAGCCGCGTGGCGCGTTCCGACATCCACGGCCTGACCACGCTGGGCGTGCCGGAAGTGCGCGCCATCGGCCCCCGTACCTTGCTGCCGAACGGACTCGAACAAATGGGCGTGCGCGTCTTCCACAACATGGAAGAAGGCCTCAAGGACGTCGACGTCATCATCATGCTGCGCCTGCAGAACGAACGCATGAGCGGCGCGCTGCTGCCATCGGCGCAGGAATTCTTCAAGAGTTACGGCCTGACGCCCGAGCGCCTGGCGCTGGCCAAGCCGGACGCCATCGTGATGCACCCGGGCCCGATGAATCGCGGCGTCGAGATCGACTCCGCCGTGGCCGACGGATCGCAGGCCGTGATCCTGCCGCAGGTGACTTTCGGCATCGCGGTGCGCATGGCGGTGATGAGTATCGTGGCCGGCAATTAATTTATTGGTACAAACAGGACTGACGCAAAATTGTCCCAGCTAGGCGTGCCGACGAAGGCAGTACGGTAGTACGACTAGGAGGCACAACGACGCTGGGGCGGTTTTGCGTCAGTCCCAACGCGGACAAGAGTGGAATAAGCGCATGAAACTGCACATCAAGAACGGCAGGCTGATCGATCCTGCCAACAACATCGACGCGCAACAGGACGTCTTCGTGGCCGACGGCAAAGTTGCCGGCATCGGCCAGGCGCCGGCCGGCTTCACTGCCGACAAGACCATCGATGCGAGCGGCCTGGTGGTTGCTCCCGGTCTGGTCGACCTGAGCGCGCGCCTGCGCGAGCCGGGCTATGAATACAAGGCCACGCTGGAATCCGAAATGCAGGCAGCGATGCAAGGCGGCGTCACCAGCCTACTGTGCCCGCCCGACACCGATCCGGTGCTCGACGAGCCAGGCCTGGTCGAGATGCTCAAGCACCGCGCCAAGTCGCTCAACCAGGCGCATGTGTATCCGCTGGGCGCATTGACCATGGGCCTCAAGGGCAAGGCGCTGACCGAAATGGCCGAACTGACCGAAGCTGGTTGCGTCGGTTTCTCGCAAGCCGACGAACCGGTGCTGGACACCACGGTGCTGCTGTCCGCGCTGCAATACGCCAAGACGTTCAATTACACCGTGTGGCTGCGTCCGCAGGATCCGCACCTCGGCCGCAACGGCATCGCGCACAGCGGTCCTGCCGCTTCGCGTCTGGGTTTGTCGGGCGTGCCGGTGATGTCGGAAACCATCGCCCTCTACACCATTTTCGAACTGGTGCGCTCCACCGGCGCGCGCGTCCACCTGTGCCGCATGTCCTCGGCTGCCGGACTCGAACTGGTGCGTGCGGCCAAGAAGGAAGGCCTGCCGGTGACTTGCGACGTCGGCGCCCACCACATTCATTTGTCGGACATGGACATCGGCTTCTTCGATTCCAACGCGCGCGTCAATCCGCCGTTCCGCTCACAGCGTGACCGCGACGCGATCCGCGCGGCGCTGCTGGACGGCACTATCGATGCGATCTGCTCTGACCACACGCCGGTCGACGACGACGAGAAGCTGCTGCCGTTCGGCGAAGCGTCGCCGGGTGCAACCGGCCTGGAACTGCTGCTGTCGCTGTCGCTCAAGTGGGCGGAAGACATGGGCGCCGCCGACGCCATCAGCAAGGCGGTCGCCAAGGTCACCACTGACGCGGCGCGCGTGGCCGGTTTGCCGGCCGGCGGCCTGAAGGTGGGCGACGTCGCCGACATCTGCATCTTCGATCCGAAGACACGCTGGACCGTCGAAGCCAAAGCCCTCGCCAGCCAAGGCAAGCACACGCCTTTCCTCGGTTATGAGCTGAGCGGCCAGGTCAAGGCGACCATCGTGTCGGGTTACGTCGCATTTGAACGCTAAACACGGAAGAACCATGCTTGTTTTCCGCGTATTGCGCATGGTGGTGCACCTGTTCGTCGGCATGGCGATCTGCGCCTTCATCTTTCCCCTGATCGGTCCGGCGCGCCGGGAAGGGCATGTCCGCCGCTGGTCGCATCAGTTGCTGGGAATTTGCGGCATCAAGCTGGTGGTGCGCACGCTGCCCGGCCCGCCGGCGCCGCCGCGCGCGCTGATCGTCGCCAATCACATTTCGTGGCTGGATATCTTCGTGGTGAACTCGATGCAGCCGTGCCGTTTCGTGGCAAAGTCGGACATCCGCAGCTGGCCCTTCATCGGCTGGCTGTGCGCCAAGACCGGCACGATCTTCATTTCGCGCGGCAAGGCCAGCGACGTGCGCCGCATTTTCAAGGGCATCGTGGAAAGCATCGAAGCAGGCGACCGCGTGGCGTTTTTTCCCGAGGGCACGACCGCAGCGCAAGGCAAGCTGCTGCCGTTCCACGCCAACCTGTTCGAAGCGGCGCTGGACGCCAAGGTGCCGGTGCAGCCGTATGCATTGCGCTACCTGGATGCGCAGGGAAATTACCACGCCGCCGCCGACTTTATCGGCGACACGACCATCGTGGAAAGCATCCTGGCGGTATTACAGGCAGGCTCGATCACGGCCGAGCTGACGCAATTGCCGAGCATTCCGACGGAGGGCGCACATCGCCGCGAGCTGGCGGTGACGGCGCGCAAGGTGGTCGCCGACGGACTAGGCTACCTGCCGGAAGACCTCACGCAAACTACTCCGCCCGCGGGCAGTCCACCTGGAACAGCGCCCGATCCTCGAGCCGCACCGCAGTAAGCTTGCCGCCCCAGACGCAGCCTGTATCGAGACCGATCAGGTTGGGGCGCAGCGTCAGTCCCAGCGATGCCCAATGGCCGAATACACACGTGACATCGGCCGTCTTGCGGCCAGGCATGTCAAACCACGGCACATAGCCCGGTGGCGCGGCGTCCAGGCCTTCCTTGATCTTGAAGTCGATGCCGCCGTCGGGCCGGCACAGACGCATGCGCGT is a window of Herbaspirillum hiltneri N3 DNA encoding:
- a CDS encoding dihydroorotase, producing MKLHIKNGRLIDPANNIDAQQDVFVADGKVAGIGQAPAGFTADKTIDASGLVVAPGLVDLSARLREPGYEYKATLESEMQAAMQGGVTSLLCPPDTDPVLDEPGLVEMLKHRAKSLNQAHVYPLGALTMGLKGKALTEMAELTEAGCVGFSQADEPVLDTTVLLSALQYAKTFNYTVWLRPQDPHLGRNGIAHSGPAASRLGLSGVPVMSETIALYTIFELVRSTGARVHLCRMSSAAGLELVRAAKKEGLPVTCDVGAHHIHLSDMDIGFFDSNARVNPPFRSQRDRDAIRAALLDGTIDAICSDHTPVDDDEKLLPFGEASPGATGLELLLSLSLKWAEDMGAADAISKAVAKVTTDAARVAGLPAGGLKVGDVADICIFDPKTRWTVEAKALASQGKHTPFLGYELSGQVKATIVSGYVAFER
- a CDS encoding lysophospholipid acyltransferase family protein codes for the protein MLVFRVLRMVVHLFVGMAICAFIFPLIGPARREGHVRRWSHQLLGICGIKLVVRTLPGPPAPPRALIVANHISWLDIFVVNSMQPCRFVAKSDIRSWPFIGWLCAKTGTIFISRGKASDVRRIFKGIVESIEAGDRVAFFPEGTTAAQGKLLPFHANLFEAALDAKVPVQPYALRYLDAQGNYHAAADFIGDTTIVESILAVLQAGSITAELTQLPSIPTEGAHRRELAVTARKVVADGLGYLPEDLTQTTPPAGSPPGTAPDPRAAPQ
- a CDS encoding aspartate carbamoyltransferase catalytic subunit, with amino-acid sequence MLNPQLNKNGELQHLLTIEGLPKAIITNILDTASSFVSIGDREVKKVPLMRGKSVFNLFFENSTRTRTTFEIASKRLSADVINLNISASSASKGESLLDTIDNLAAMHADMFVVRHSQSGAPYLIAKHLIDTKQSHVHVVNAGDGRHAHPTQGLLDMYTIRHYKKDFTNLRVAIVGDILHSRVARSDIHGLTTLGVPEVRAIGPRTLLPNGLEQMGVRVFHNMEEGLKDVDVIIMLRLQNERMSGALLPSAQEFFKSYGLTPERLALAKPDAIVMHPGPMNRGVEIDSAVADGSQAVILPQVTFGIAVRMAVMSIVAGN